One window from the genome of Dermacentor silvarum isolate Dsil-2018 chromosome 7, BIME_Dsil_1.4, whole genome shotgun sequence encodes:
- the LOC125946681 gene encoding collagen alpha-2(IV) chain-like has protein sequence MEFPKKGCGKGQNSFSTLEKCMNTCSYNRVTAACPTCEEKLQTEQRPLGKPGLPSQIGQLSPPVIPAQPSMPVQPGKPGQSGIGLPVQPGQPSRPGVGFPSQQGLPPMNGGLAQPVQPGLMDRPGQVSPSNPGQYGQPSGPGVGFPSRQGLPPMNGGLVQPVPGLVGRPSQVSPSLPAQSGNPSGNSVGLPGQPGLPPFSGGPRHPHKPDQIGRPSDSSANLLPNRSALSGQSNGHRVGLPSHNLPSLLATPNARPGQFSRPALPVRPGYGSYGVPPSTTSQYGQRSTPRIDSTGLPALPSVSGTSVQATPNPLPNYPTAPTPSVNLGMPLPHGVPAQNNQPLFPGSTGQPPVERQYRPYRSTNR, from the exons ATGGAGTTCCCGAAGAAAGGTTGTGGGAAAGGCCAAAACAGCTTCTCCACCTTGGAGAAGTGCATGAATACATGCAGCT ATAATCGAGTAACGGCAGCCTGCCCAACTTGCGAAGAAAAACTCCAAACCGAGCAACGGCCCTTGGGAAAACCAGGATTACCTAGCCAAATCGGTCAACTCAGCCCACCAGTCATTCCCGCCCAACCTAGCATGCCTGTACAACCCGGAAAACCAGGTCAATCTGGCATAGGCTTACCGGTCCAACCAGGCCAACCAAGCAGACCCGGTGTCGGCTTTCCCAGCCAACAAGGCCTACCCCCCATGAACGGTGGACTGGCTCAGCCTGTACAACCTGGCTTAATGGACCGACCCGGCCAAGTCAGCCCTAGTAATCCCGGCCAATACGGCCAACCCAGCGGACCCGGTGTCGGCTTTCCCAGCCGACAAGGCCTACCCCCCATGAACGGTGGACTGGTTCAGCCTGTACCTGGCTTAGTGGGACGACCCAGCCAAGTCAGCCCTAGTCTTCCCGCCCAATCCGGCAATCCCAGCGGAAACAGCGTCGGCTTACCTGGCCAGCCTGGCTTACCTCCCTTCAGTGGTGGACCTCGTCATCCACATAAACCTGACCAAATTGGACGGCCAAGCGATTCCAGTGCTAACTTGCTACCCAATAGATCCGCCCTATCCGGCCAGTCTAATGGGCACCGCGTCGGATTACCGAGCCACAACCTTCCATCCCTCCTCGCTACTCCTAACGCCAGACCTGGTCAGTTTAGTCGGCCGGCCTTACCGGTACGGCCAGGTTATGGCAGTTATGGTGTCCCGCCCAGTACAACCTCTCAATACGGTCAACGCAGCACGCCTCGCATCGACTCAACTGGCTTACCGGCCTTGCCCAGTGTTTCCGGTACAAGCGTACAAGCCACGCCAAACCCTCTTCCCAATTATCCCACCGCACCAACGCCATCCGTCAATCTCGGCATGCCCCTGCCACACGGAGTTCCTGCCCAGAACAACCAGCCATTATTTCCTGGCTCTACTGGACAACCTCCGGTAGAGAGGCAATATCGCCCTTACAGATCCACTAACCGTTAG